The genomic window AGTCTCTTAGCCAGTTTATAGTCAATGGAAGTGAAGGCATTACGGCACTGGAAGTGACCGGTGTCCCTGCAGGTCCACCACATTGAGGTGCATCTCCGCACAGGAAATCATGAGGTGGTAAGGCGGTTATTCCATCGGGTTTCAGTGTATGGTCAAGCCCCGCATCTGATTAATTAGTCACCAGACATATGATCAAGTTTAGGCGTGACATCAACAAGTTACAAAGAAGCAATACTTAAGCTTACCAGTCCCTTGGATTGATTTCTCCCATAGTCTTTGTAGTCTGAATTGCCAAGTCAAATCCTTTCTACGTGTATCTGAAGGAATCGCTGATGCACCCGAAATGACTTTGTTGTAAGTAGACATGCTCGGGACAAAAAGCGCTCTTGAGAAATGAGTGCCTGAGAGTGTTTCATTCACCAATATGCATAAGTATTAACACGAAActagaaaaacagagtatatagtttgttttgtattaCCTGAGGAAGCGCAAGTGGTGACCAGCTTTGGAAGTAAGACTTGAGGGTCTCTCACTTCCATGCAGTTGAACAGAAGAATCTGTCGACAAATAGGAAAGCTTCACAAAGTCAGatcaaaagtttgaaacaCAAATCAATGTGCAATACCTTGAATAGTAAAGCAAAAGAGTTGTGTTAACAAAGAAATTGCATTGATCATTGTTGGTCTTGAATACCTGTTTGGAGACTCTGTTTAAGTCTGTACCATACTCCCCATGTCTCATGTAACCATTGACAGCAGTGGATAAGCTTTTGTCTCCTCTGACTGCAGAAGAGAACCATCGACCACAAGCCTCCATGCTCTCTGGACTGTGAGCACCATCCAAGTAAAAGATCAGATCACCGCATGGAGTTTCCATCGAGTCTGATGAGTCCTGCGGATCTGAAACTACATCATGAACAACTTGAGCTCTCCCATGAAGACGTGCCGTTGCAAGACCACGACAAAATGCCACGGGAATCTCAGTTTCCTTGCTTTCCTGTTAGTAAAAATcccaaaagaacaaacaagaTTCACCAAAAATTGTCCTCAACGTTTTGATAAAGGTTAATGACCAAGAGAAACGCCCAACATTTGGAAATATCTTCTTCCAATTCCCGGTTCTTTGAAGCCAGCATCTTGAAAGAGAAACAGCAAGACCTGCATTTACTAGCTGATGATCCCCAGACAAGCCAAGCGTAACTCCGTCCAACTTTTTAGGTTCAAGAGGCGCTACTACTTCTAGAGGAACCTGTAATGCAGGCGAAACAACATTCAATATTTCGCCCTTGTAGTTCAATTCTTTATAAAAGCATAACTAAGCTACAGACGCCAAAAAGACCACGATAAGGTTTAAAACTTAAACTGCTTTATTTCCAAAACTGAGAATCCAAGAGGCCAAGACACCAAGGAACCAAAGATAGAAACCCTGGTGGTAAATTATATTGATCCTAGACACTGGCATGTGTATTTGATAAACTCTTATCAGAACTACAACCTTTTTGAACTTGTAGTAATAACTAACCGTGGGAATACATGGCATAACTAGAATGAAATATAGAACCTACTATAGTTACCTCGAGATTATTAGCTGTTTTCTGAAGAACATCCATTGCTTCAGAGAGTTGTGGTACTGTGAAGGCGGGGATTTGAGGCTTTCATTAacatacaagaaaacaaagcaaatcaGAGAATTTCTTCTACATGAAGCTGCCAATGGGAAACtttgaaacaaatatagtGGATTCATAAAATTCTGAGacaaagaaaatcttttgaaaAGTACCTTGAAAATCCCAGCCTTATGAAAGGCAATATCAGCTAGCGTATTTCCTATGTAGAATTAGCATTGAGAATCTAGAGTTAGAAGCATGAGAGAGAACCTA from Arabidopsis thaliana chromosome 3, partial sequence includes these protein-coding regions:
- the DFC gene encoding DHFS-FPGS homolog C (DHFS-FPGS homolog C (DFC); CONTAINS InterPro DOMAIN/s: Mur ligase, central (InterPro:IPR013221), Folylpolyglutamate synthetase, conserved site (InterPro:IPR018109), Mur ligase, C-terminal (InterPro:IPR004101), Folylpolyglutamate synthetase (InterPro:IPR001645); BEST Arabidopsis thaliana protein match is: DHFS-FPGS homolog B (TAIR:AT5G05980.2); Has 7721 Blast hits to 7719 proteins in 2542 species: Archae - 43; Bacteria - 4847; Metazoa - 165; Fungi - 368; Plants - 133; Viruses - 0; Other Eukaryotes - 2165 (source: NCBI BLink).), with product MLVCGKGFLKCRAPGVPFFCDKRKSFFTKTKRGFHSLPLGTGVRVYFNNNLRYSSNSIEVVEKAAINMGSKEDKADNPALSSYDDAMEALSTLISRRNRGDRTPTKGNRDKLEQVVTYLKILDLEDKIKELKVIHVAGTKGKGSTCVFSEAILRNCGFRTGMFTSPHLIDVRERFRIDGLDISEEKFLQYFWECWKLLKEKAVDGLTMPPLFQFLTVLAFKIFVCEKVDVAVIEVGLGGKLDSTNVIQKPVVCGIASLGMDHMDILGNTLADIAFHKAGIFKPQIPAFTVPQLSEAMDVLQKTANNLEVPLEVVAPLEPKKLDGVTLGLSGDHQLVNAGLAVSLSRCWLQRTGNWKKIFPNESKETEIPVAFCRGLATARLHGRAQVVHDVVSDPQDSSDSMETPCGDLIFYLDGAHSPESMEACGRWFSSAVRGDKSLSTAVNGYMRHGEYGTDLNRVSKQILLFNCMEVRDPQVLLPKLVTTCASSGTHFSRALFVPSMSTYNKVISGASAIPSDTRRKDLTWQFRLQRLWEKSIQGTDAGLDHTLKPDGITALPPHDFLCGDAPQCGGPAGTPVTSSAVMPSLPLTINWLRDCVRRNPSLKLEVLVTGSLHLVGDVLRLLKR